From a single Photobacterium gaetbulicola Gung47 genomic region:
- a CDS encoding isoleucyl-tRNA synthetase (COG0060), which translates to MSDYKDTLNLPETGFPMRGNLAQREPAMLKRWYDEDLYGEIRKAKKGKKSFVLHDGPPYANGDIHIGHALNKILKDIIIKSKTLSGFDAPYIPGWDCHGLPIELMVEKKVGKPGQKVTAAEFREKCRTYAAGQVEGQKESFMRLGVLGQWDKPYRTMDFGTEANIIRSLGKIADQGHLLKGFKPVHWCTDCGSALAEAEVEYKDKVSPSIDVRFKAADEAATVAKFQCADGHTGEGDISIVIWTTTPWTLPANRAVAVRDDLEYVLIQVEGEKKERLIVASELAKDVLDRAGIEHFHNLGFCKGADLELVRFNHPFYSFEVPVILGDHVTTESGTGCVHTAPGHGQEDFAVGQKYGLEVANPVGSNGVYLPDTELFAGQHVFKANDAVVETLKEHGALLHHHAYEHSYPHCWRHKTPIIFRATPQWFVSMDQAGLRAKALEEIKAVEWMPEWGQSRIEGMVEGRPEWCISRQRTWGVPIALFVHKETQDLHPNSAELIEKVAQLVEQKGIQAWWDLDPAEIMGEEDAAKYEKVLDTLDVWFDSGVTHFSVVDSREEYNGNSADLYLEGSDQHRGWFQSSLISSVAMKGEAPYKQVLTHGFVVDGQGRKMSKSVGNVVAPKDVTNKLGADILRLWVASTDYTGEVAVSDEILKRSADAYRRIRNTSRFFLANLSGFNPETDLVAPEEMVALDRWAVGRAMAAQEEIIKAYDEYNLHAVTQRLMQFCSVEMGSFYLDVIKDRQYTAKRGGHAQRSCQTALYYIVEALVRWMAPIMSFTADEIWNEMPGQRDKFVFTGEWFEGLFGLAEGEELSNEFWAEIQTVRGAVNKLLEGARKDKVIGGALQAEVTLHASEALAAKLNKLEDELRFVLLTSKAEVVVADSKPEGAQETDVEGLFVTVAASEAAKCDRCWHHVADVGTIEGHEEVCGRCVSNVEGEGEERKFA; encoded by the coding sequence ATGAGCGACTATAAAGATACCCTGAACCTGCCTGAAACAGGGTTTCCGATGCGAGGCAACCTAGCTCAGCGTGAGCCTGCAATGCTTAAGCGTTGGTACGATGAAGATCTTTACGGTGAAATTCGTAAAGCCAAGAAGGGTAAGAAATCCTTCGTACTGCACGATGGCCCTCCATATGCCAACGGTGATATTCACATTGGTCACGCGCTAAACAAGATTCTTAAAGACATTATTATTAAGTCAAAGACTCTGTCAGGCTTTGATGCGCCATACATTCCTGGCTGGGATTGTCACGGCCTTCCTATCGAGTTGATGGTAGAGAAGAAAGTGGGCAAGCCGGGCCAGAAGGTTACTGCTGCGGAATTCCGCGAAAAGTGCCGCACTTACGCAGCCGGTCAAGTTGAAGGCCAGAAAGAAAGCTTCATGCGTCTGGGTGTGCTGGGTCAGTGGGACAAGCCTTACCGCACGATGGATTTTGGCACTGAAGCCAACATCATCCGCTCGCTGGGCAAGATTGCCGACCAGGGTCACCTGCTAAAAGGCTTCAAGCCTGTTCACTGGTGTACAGACTGTGGCTCTGCACTGGCTGAAGCCGAAGTAGAATACAAAGACAAAGTGTCTCCTTCTATCGATGTTCGCTTTAAAGCGGCTGACGAAGCTGCAACTGTAGCGAAGTTCCAGTGTGCTGACGGCCACACCGGCGAAGGCGATATCTCTATTGTTATCTGGACCACAACACCTTGGACATTGCCTGCCAACCGTGCGGTTGCAGTACGTGATGACTTGGAATACGTGCTTATCCAGGTTGAAGGTGAGAAGAAAGAGCGTTTGATCGTTGCCTCTGAGCTGGCGAAAGATGTTCTGGACCGTGCTGGTATCGAGCATTTCCACAACCTTGGCTTCTGTAAAGGTGCCGATCTGGAATTGGTACGTTTCAACCACCCATTCTACAGCTTCGAGGTACCAGTGATCCTGGGCGATCACGTAACGACTGAATCAGGTACGGGTTGTGTACACACTGCACCGGGCCACGGCCAGGAAGACTTCGCTGTCGGCCAGAAGTACGGCCTTGAAGTGGCTAACCCAGTAGGTAGCAATGGTGTTTACCTACCGGATACCGAGCTATTTGCCGGTCAGCACGTATTCAAAGCCAACGATGCGGTTGTTGAAACATTGAAAGAGCACGGTGCGTTGCTTCACCACCATGCTTACGAGCACAGCTACCCACATTGCTGGCGCCACAAGACGCCAATCATCTTCCGTGCTACGCCGCAGTGGTTCGTGTCGATGGACCAGGCAGGCCTTCGTGCTAAAGCGCTGGAAGAAATCAAAGCGGTTGAGTGGATGCCTGAGTGGGGCCAGAGCCGTATCGAAGGTATGGTTGAAGGTCGCCCTGAGTGGTGTATCTCTCGTCAGCGTACTTGGGGTGTGCCAATTGCCCTGTTTGTTCACAAAGAAACGCAAGATCTTCACCCGAACAGCGCTGAGCTGATCGAGAAGGTGGCACAGCTTGTTGAGCAGAAAGGTATCCAGGCATGGTGGGATCTTGACCCTGCAGAAATCATGGGTGAAGAAGATGCCGCCAAGTACGAAAAAGTACTGGATACTCTAGATGTATGGTTCGACTCGGGTGTAACTCACTTCTCTGTGGTTGATAGCCGCGAAGAGTACAACGGCAATAGCGCCGATCTATACCTAGAAGGTTCTGACCAGCACCGTGGTTGGTTCCAGTCTTCACTGATCTCTTCAGTGGCGATGAAAGGCGAAGCACCTTACAAGCAAGTGCTGACTCACGGTTTCGTGGTTGATGGTCAGGGTCGCAAGATGTCCAAGTCTGTCGGTAACGTTGTGGCACCGAAAGATGTGACCAACAAACTGGGTGCTGACATCCTGCGCCTATGGGTTGCATCGACTGACTACACCGGCGAAGTTGCAGTATCTGACGAGATCCTTAAGCGCTCTGCTGATGCTTACCGCCGTATCCGTAACACCTCTCGCTTCTTCCTGGCGAACCTAAGCGGTTTCAACCCTGAAACTGACCTAGTTGCACCAGAAGAGATGGTTGCACTGGATCGCTGGGCTGTTGGCCGTGCGATGGCCGCACAGGAAGAAATCATCAAGGCGTACGATGAGTACAACCTGCACGCGGTAACTCAGCGTCTGATGCAGTTCTGTTCGGTTGAAATGGGCTCATTCTACCTGGATGTGATCAAAGACCGTCAGTACACTGCCAAGCGTGGTGGTCATGCCCAGCGTAGCTGCCAGACCGCACTATACTACATCGTAGAAGCTCTGGTCCGCTGGATGGCACCTATCATGTCGTTCACTGCTGATGAGATCTGGAACGAGATGCCAGGCCAGCGCGATAAGTTCGTGTTCACTGGTGAGTGGTTCGAAGGTCTGTTCGGCCTAGCGGAAGGCGAAGAGCTAAGCAACGAATTCTGGGCTGAAATCCAGACCGTACGTGGCGCGGTGAACAAACTGCTTGAGGGCGCGCGTAAGGACAAAGTGATCGGTGGTGCGCTGCAGGCGGAAGTGACCCTTCATGCCTCTGAAGCACTGGCTGCTAAGCTGAACAAGCTGGAAGATGAACTGCGCTTTGTTCTGCTAACCTCTAAAGCAGAAGTCGTTGTTGCAGACAGCAAGCCAGAAGGTGCGCAGGAGACTGACGTTGAAGGTTTGTTTGTGACTGTAGCAGCTTCTGAAGCGGCGAAGTGTGACCGTTGTTGGCACCACGTTGCCGATGTTGGCACAATCGAAGGTCACGAAGAAGTGTGTGGCCGCTGTGTCAGCAATGTCGAAGGTGAAGGTGAAGAGCGTAAGTTTGCCTAA
- a CDS encoding bifunctional riboflavin kinase/FMN adenylyltransferase (COG0196), translated as MELIRGIHNIQPKHRGCVLTIGNFDGVHLGHQAVLRNVMAKAKALGCPATVMSFEPQPQELFAGDQAPARLTRFRDKYLRLKEQGLDRFLCVTFNRHFANLSAQDFVRRLLVEQLGVKFLVVGDDFRFGKGRSGDFAMLQAAGKEYGFTVVSTQSFCVSAQRVSSTAIRQALAEDQLELAESMLGRPFSISGRVSHGRKLGRTIGFPTANVPLKRRVSPVSGVYAVDVYGVADTPLTGVANVGRRPTVNGVRRQLEVHLFDFQSDLYGAKIDVVLRHKLRDEIKFESFDALKAQIERDAQSARVWLAERNNVQLRPSNGIENQ; from the coding sequence ATGGAATTGATCCGAGGAATACATAATATCCAGCCAAAGCACCGCGGTTGTGTGCTGACGATTGGTAATTTTGATGGTGTTCACCTAGGTCACCAGGCAGTGCTACGCAATGTCATGGCCAAGGCGAAGGCGCTCGGCTGTCCGGCGACAGTGATGAGCTTTGAACCCCAACCTCAGGAGCTGTTTGCCGGAGACCAGGCACCCGCTCGGTTAACGCGTTTTCGAGACAAATACTTACGCTTGAAAGAGCAAGGTTTGGATCGTTTCCTGTGCGTCACCTTCAATCGCCATTTCGCCAATTTGTCGGCACAAGATTTTGTCCGCCGCTTGTTGGTTGAGCAATTGGGTGTTAAGTTTCTGGTAGTTGGTGACGACTTTCGCTTCGGCAAAGGCCGCAGCGGGGATTTCGCCATGTTACAAGCTGCCGGTAAAGAATATGGTTTTACTGTGGTGAGTACCCAGAGTTTCTGTGTCTCCGCGCAGCGTGTCAGCAGTACGGCAATCCGTCAGGCTTTGGCTGAGGATCAGCTCGAGCTGGCTGAGTCCATGCTGGGGCGTCCGTTCAGTATCAGCGGTCGCGTCTCCCATGGGCGAAAACTAGGGCGGACGATCGGGTTTCCGACAGCCAATGTCCCACTAAAACGCCGGGTCTCTCCGGTTTCTGGCGTTTATGCCGTCGACGTCTACGGCGTGGCCGATACTCCGCTTACCGGGGTGGCCAATGTCGGCCGTCGGCCGACGGTAAATGGTGTACGCCGTCAATTGGAAGTACACCTGTTTGATTTCCAGTCTGATCTCTACGGAGCTAAGATTGACGTCGTGCTGCGCCACAAGCTGCGCGACGAGATAAAATTTGAATCATTTGATGCGTTAAAAGCACAAATCGAGCGTGATGCGCAGTCAGCACGGGTGTGGCTGGCTGAGCGTAATAATGTCCAACTTCGCCCAAGTAACGGAATCGAGAATCAATGA
- a CDS encoding inner membrane protein (COG0728) — MSKRLLRSGLIVSTMTLVSRVLGLVRDVVVANLMGAGAAADVFFFANKIPNFLRRLFAEGAFSQAFVPVLTEYHASGEIDRTRQLIARASGTLGVIVTVVTLLGIVGSGVVTALFGAGWFIDWLNDGPSAPKFELASLLLKITFPYLWFITFVALSGAILNTLGKFAVSSFTPVFLNVAIIGCAWFVSPNLEQPEIGLALGVFLGGLIQFLFQLPFLYKEGMLVKPKWGWNDPGVVKIRTLMIPALFGVSVSQINLLFDTFIASFLTTGSISWLYYSDRLLEFPLGLFGIAIATVILPALSRKHVDQSPEQFAHTMDWGVRMVLLLGIPAMLGLMVLAKPMLMVLFMRGEFSPNDVQMASMSLLAYASGLLNFMLIKVLAPGYYARQDTKTPVKFGIVAMVTNMFFNAIFAYFYGYVGLAMATALSALVNAALLYRGLHITGVYKVTGETLGFVLRLVVAGAAMVGTLLWVLPEMTVWLEWTLLDRVLWLAGLIGVGAGVYLVAVMLMGVRPRHLRAAS, encoded by the coding sequence GTGAGCAAGCGTCTTTTGCGCTCAGGACTGATTGTCAGCACCATGACATTGGTCTCTCGGGTGCTTGGTTTGGTGCGCGATGTCGTTGTTGCCAACCTGATGGGGGCCGGGGCTGCGGCCGATGTTTTCTTCTTTGCCAATAAAATCCCCAATTTTCTGCGGCGGCTGTTTGCCGAGGGGGCCTTTTCGCAAGCCTTTGTTCCGGTTCTGACTGAATACCATGCTTCTGGCGAGATAGATCGTACCCGGCAATTGATTGCCCGGGCGTCGGGGACCTTGGGCGTGATTGTCACTGTGGTGACCCTGCTGGGCATAGTCGGCTCGGGCGTGGTCACGGCCTTGTTCGGGGCCGGGTGGTTTATCGACTGGCTAAACGATGGCCCGTCGGCGCCGAAATTTGAGCTGGCCAGCCTGCTGCTGAAAATTACCTTCCCGTACCTGTGGTTCATCACCTTCGTTGCTCTGTCGGGGGCGATCCTCAACACCTTGGGGAAATTTGCCGTTTCTTCATTTACCCCAGTGTTTCTCAATGTCGCGATCATTGGTTGTGCCTGGTTTGTTTCACCTAACCTCGAACAGCCTGAAATTGGCTTGGCATTGGGGGTGTTCCTCGGTGGTCTGATCCAGTTTTTGTTCCAGCTGCCTTTTTTATATAAGGAAGGCATGCTGGTGAAGCCGAAATGGGGGTGGAACGACCCGGGGGTGGTGAAGATCCGCACCCTGATGATCCCGGCGCTATTTGGTGTTTCGGTTAGCCAGATCAACCTGTTGTTTGATACCTTCATTGCCAGCTTCCTGACCACAGGCTCTATCAGCTGGCTGTATTACTCCGACCGCTTGCTGGAATTCCCGCTGGGTCTGTTCGGTATTGCCATTGCTACGGTGATCCTGCCGGCGCTGTCACGCAAACACGTTGACCAAAGCCCCGAGCAGTTCGCCCATACCATGGATTGGGGGGTGCGCATGGTATTGCTGCTGGGGATCCCTGCGATGCTCGGACTGATGGTGCTGGCCAAGCCGATGCTGATGGTCTTGTTCATGCGTGGTGAATTTAGCCCCAATGATGTACAGATGGCATCCATGTCACTGCTGGCTTATGCATCCGGCTTGCTTAACTTTATGCTAATCAAGGTACTGGCACCGGGCTATTACGCAAGGCAGGATACGAAAACTCCGGTGAAATTTGGTATTGTCGCTATGGTGACGAATATGTTCTTCAATGCCATCTTCGCTTACTTCTATGGCTATGTGGGTCTAGCGATGGCCACGGCGCTGTCGGCACTGGTTAACGCCGCCCTGCTATACCGTGGCCTGCATATTACCGGTGTATACAAGGTGACGGGTGAAACTTTGGGGTTTGTCTTGCGCCTTGTTGTCGCAGGTGCTGCCATGGTCGGCACCCTATTGTGGGTTCTGCCTGAAATGACGGTGTGGTTGGAGTGGACTTTGCTTGACCGTGTGCTGTGGCTGGCGGGTCTTATTGGTGTCGGTGCTGGGGTATATCTCGTGGCCGTTATGCTGATGGGCGTTCGCCCTCGCCACCTGCGTGCCGCCAGTTAA
- a CDS encoding putative ribosomal protein S20 (COG0268), with protein MANIKSAKKRAITSEKRRQHNASRRSMMRTFFKKVIAAIEAGNKEAATQAFAEMQPVMDRMATKGLIHKNKAARHKARLAAKIKAL; from the coding sequence TTGGCTAACATCAAATCTGCTAAGAAACGTGCGATCACTTCTGAAAAACGTCGCCAGCACAACGCTAGCCGTCGTTCAATGATGCGTACTTTCTTCAAGAAAGTTATTGCTGCTATCGAAGCGGGCAACAAAGAAGCTGCTACTCAAGCTTTCGCTGAAATGCAACCTGTTATGGATCGCATGGCTACTAAAGGCCTGATCCACAAAAACAAAGCTGCACGTCACAAAGCTCGTCTAGCTGCGAAAATCAAAGCTCTTTAA
- a CDS encoding putative transcription activator HlyU (COG0640) has protein sequence MELQQMEQNAPKAVALLKAMANERRLFILCYLLEEEMSVGMMSERLGISQSALSQHLAWLRRDGLVETRKVAQTVYYRLKSDEVKAMMQLLHKMYCGA, from the coding sequence ATGGAACTACAGCAAATGGAGCAAAATGCCCCTAAAGCCGTAGCTCTGCTAAAAGCAATGGCCAATGAGCGGCGTTTATTCATCCTGTGCTACTTGCTGGAGGAAGAAATGTCGGTCGGCATGATGAGTGAGCGACTGGGGATCAGTCAGTCGGCATTGTCACAGCATTTGGCGTGGTTGCGGCGCGATGGCCTAGTAGAAACAAGGAAGGTTGCTCAGACGGTGTATTACCGCCTCAAGAGCGACGAGGTCAAAGCAATGATGCAGTTGCTACACAAGATGTATTGTGGAGCCTAG
- a CDS encoding transcriptional activator NhaR (COG0583): MSHLNYNHLYYFWMVCKQGSVTKAADALFLAPQTVTGQIRALEERLKGKLTKRVGRNIEPTELGQLVFKYADKMFDLSYEMLDIVNYTQRENLLLEVGVADALSKRLVSKVLMEGLPEDERIHLRCYESTHEMLLEQLSQHKLDMILSDCPVDSTQSPGLYSKKLGESTMSFFCNEPDKPLNFPACIEDYKLLIPGRRTAMGRKLIHWFDQMGITPNILGEFDDAALMKAFGLYQQSMFVAPSIYAAELEDTAHNIREVKRVKEIKEEYYVIFAERMIMHPAVKRICEADFRKLFK, from the coding sequence ATGTCTCACCTTAACTACAACCACCTCTATTACTTCTGGATGGTTTGCAAGCAGGGCTCAGTCACCAAGGCTGCCGATGCGTTGTTTTTGGCTCCGCAGACGGTCACCGGACAGATCAGGGCGCTGGAAGAGCGCCTCAAAGGCAAACTGACCAAACGTGTTGGCCGTAACATCGAGCCGACAGAGTTAGGCCAGCTGGTCTTTAAATATGCCGATAAGATGTTCGACCTCAGCTACGAGATGTTGGATATCGTCAATTACACCCAGCGCGAGAACTTGCTGTTGGAAGTCGGGGTGGCCGATGCGTTGTCAAAGCGCTTGGTCAGCAAAGTGTTGATGGAAGGCTTGCCGGAAGACGAGCGTATTCACCTGCGTTGCTATGAATCGACCCACGAAATGCTGCTGGAGCAGCTGTCGCAGCACAAGCTGGATATGATCTTGTCGGATTGTCCGGTGGACTCTACCCAGAGCCCGGGGCTCTACAGTAAGAAGCTGGGTGAGTCGACCATGAGCTTTTTCTGCAACGAACCAGACAAGCCACTGAACTTCCCTGCCTGCATTGAAGATTACAAGCTGCTAATACCGGGCCGACGCACTGCGATGGGGCGTAAGCTAATCCATTGGTTCGACCAGATGGGGATCACCCCAAATATCCTTGGCGAGTTCGATGATGCCGCACTGATGAAGGCCTTTGGCCTGTATCAGCAGTCAATGTTTGTCGCGCCGTCGATCTATGCGGCCGAATTGGAAGATACGGCCCATAATATCCGTGAGGTAAAGCGGGTCAAAGAGATCAAAGAAGAGTATTACGTCATTTTCGCTGAACGGATGATCATGCACCCTGCGGTAAAACGCATTTGTGAGGCGGACTTTAGAAAACTGTTTAAATAA
- a CDS encoding pH-dependent sodium/proton antiporter (COG3004) translates to MTDAIRKFLKLESAGGIILIIAAAMAMMIANSPLQDLYNGTLHTYVAGLSISHWINDGLMAVFFLLIGLEVKRELIEGALNTKEKAIFPAIAAVGGMIAPALVYVLFNFADPLAVQGWAIPAATDIAFALGIMALLGSRVPVSLKVFLLALAIIDDLGVIVIIALFYSSDLSTLALAVAFAATAALFVMNAKNVTKVSWYVVVGLILWISVLKSGVHATLAGVVLGFAIPLSGEGGLSDQHSPLKKMEHALHPYVAFLILPVFAFANAGISLEGVSLAGLTSMLPLGIALGLMIGKPLGIFTASYLAIKTGLASMPEGIGFRQIFAVSVLCGIGFTMSIFISSLAFVGAPEDFSTYSRLGILLGSTVSAVLGYMMLSRSLPRSVAKENGGVI, encoded by the coding sequence ATGACCGATGCGATTCGTAAATTTTTAAAACTAGAGTCTGCTGGTGGGATAATCCTGATCATCGCGGCAGCGATGGCTATGATGATTGCGAACTCGCCATTGCAGGATCTGTATAACGGAACCCTGCACACTTACGTTGCGGGCTTATCTATTTCACATTGGATCAACGATGGTCTGATGGCTGTGTTTTTCTTGCTAATCGGCTTGGAAGTCAAGCGTGAACTCATCGAAGGGGCGCTGAATACCAAAGAAAAAGCGATCTTCCCGGCCATTGCAGCTGTCGGCGGCATGATTGCGCCAGCGTTGGTTTACGTGCTGTTTAATTTTGCCGATCCCCTTGCCGTTCAGGGCTGGGCGATTCCGGCTGCAACCGATATTGCTTTCGCGTTGGGGATCATGGCCCTGCTCGGCAGCCGAGTACCGGTGAGCCTCAAAGTCTTTTTGCTGGCATTGGCGATTATTGACGATCTTGGGGTAATTGTGATCATAGCGCTGTTCTACAGCAGTGATTTGTCTACCTTGGCGTTGGCTGTGGCCTTTGCTGCAACGGCTGCTCTCTTTGTTATGAACGCCAAAAACGTCACCAAGGTCTCATGGTACGTTGTTGTTGGCTTGATCCTCTGGATTAGCGTCTTGAAGTCAGGGGTGCACGCCACATTGGCTGGTGTGGTGCTGGGCTTTGCTATCCCGCTGTCGGGCGAAGGCGGTTTATCTGATCAGCATTCGCCGCTTAAGAAAATGGAGCATGCATTGCATCCGTATGTCGCCTTCCTGATTTTGCCTGTGTTTGCCTTTGCCAATGCCGGGATCTCATTGGAAGGGGTCTCTTTGGCGGGCCTAACGTCCATGTTGCCTCTAGGTATCGCGCTGGGGCTGATGATTGGCAAGCCGCTTGGTATCTTCACCGCGAGCTATCTGGCGATCAAAACCGGCCTGGCGAGCATGCCGGAAGGAATTGGCTTTAGACAGATCTTTGCGGTCTCAGTACTGTGTGGTATCGGCTTTACCATGTCCATTTTCATTTCGTCACTGGCTTTTGTCGGTGCCCCTGAGGACTTCAGTACTTACTCTCGTTTGGGAATCCTATTGGGATCGACAGTATCCGCGGTATTGGGTTACATGATGCTAAGCCGGTCGCTGCCAAGGAGTGTTGCCAAGGAAAATGGAGGTGTAATATGA
- a CDS encoding putative sodium-dependent phosphate pump NptA (COG1283): MTTQASTAEQPMNSSMRWVRWANLAFMLYVLLVAVSVVSSGFKLSVGEQAKTLFEFASHPIAGLMIGLVATSLIQSSSTVTSIIVGLVAGGLPVETAIPMVMGANMGTTLTNTLVSLGHARCKDEFRRAFASATIHDFFNLLAVAIFLPLEMMFGLLDKISTWLVSPMMGTANMDMGGMNFMKVLTGPGVNLIKGPLAGFGTMGGVFMILIGIGLIFVSITAMGKLMRSLMVGRAREILKSAIGRGPIHGIASGTVVTVLVQSSSTTTSLMVPLVGTGVLKVRDVYPFTLGANIGTCITALLAATAVSGEYAVFALQIALVHLAFNLLATVLIYGVPFLRELPLKGAFYLGEIGTKSKAAVAGYIALVFVVIPGSILALTA; the protein is encoded by the coding sequence ATGACTACCCAAGCCTCTACTGCTGAACAGCCAATGAACAGCTCTATGCGCTGGGTCCGCTGGGCTAACCTGGCGTTCATGCTTTACGTTCTACTTGTTGCTGTCTCTGTCGTGAGCAGCGGCTTCAAACTATCTGTTGGTGAACAAGCTAAAACGCTGTTTGAGTTTGCCTCGCATCCGATTGCTGGCTTGATGATCGGCTTGGTAGCAACATCGCTTATCCAGTCGTCAAGTACAGTAACCTCTATCATTGTCGGCTTGGTAGCTGGTGGCCTGCCGGTTGAGACGGCGATTCCGATGGTCATGGGTGCTAACATGGGGACAACTCTGACCAATACCCTCGTTAGCCTGGGTCATGCCCGTTGTAAAGACGAGTTCCGCCGCGCTTTTGCCAGTGCCACGATTCATGACTTCTTTAACCTGCTAGCGGTTGCAATCTTCCTTCCGCTGGAAATGATGTTCGGTCTGCTGGATAAAATCTCCACCTGGCTGGTATCGCCGATGATGGGCACAGCCAACATGGACATGGGTGGCATGAACTTCATGAAGGTACTGACAGGCCCGGGCGTAAACCTGATCAAGGGCCCACTGGCCGGCTTTGGCACCATGGGTGGCGTGTTCATGATCTTGATTGGTATCGGCCTGATTTTTGTCTCTATCACTGCCATGGGCAAGCTAATGCGTAGCCTGATGGTAGGCCGTGCTCGTGAAATCCTAAAAAGCGCGATTGGCCGCGGTCCAATCCACGGTATCGCTTCAGGTACAGTCGTCACAGTTCTGGTTCAGTCATCATCGACCACAACCAGCCTGATGGTACCGCTGGTAGGTACCGGTGTACTGAAAGTACGTGATGTTTACCCGTTCACGCTAGGCGCTAACATCGGTACCTGTATCACGGCTCTGCTGGCTGCAACCGCAGTATCGGGGGAGTACGCAGTGTTTGCTCTACAAATCGCACTGGTACACCTTGCGTTCAACCTGCTGGCAACAGTCCTAATCTACGGTGTACCGTTCCTACGTGAACTGCCACTGAAAGGGGCCTTCTACCTAGGCGAAATCGGTACTAAGAGCAAAGCCGCAGTTGCTGGTTACATCGCCCTGGTATTCGTGGTAATCCCTGGCTCAATCCTAGCGCTGACCGCATAA
- a CDS encoding thymidylate synthase (COG0207), which produces MKQYLALCQRIVDEGVWVENERTGKRCLTVINADLNYDVANNQFPLITTRKSFWKAAIAEMLGYIRGYDNAADFRALGTKTWDMNANDNAAWLANPHRKGEDDMGRVYGVQGRSWQKPDGSTIDQLRKIIDNLSKGIDDRGEILTFYNPGEFDMGCLRPCMHTHTFSLVGDTLHLTSYQRSCDVPLGLNFNQIQVFALLALVAQITGHKPGQAYHKIVNAHIYEDQLELMRDVQLKREPFPSPQLKINPEIKSLEDLETWVTMDDFEVVGYQHHGPIKYPFSV; this is translated from the coding sequence ATGAAACAATACCTCGCGCTTTGCCAGCGCATTGTGGACGAAGGAGTGTGGGTTGAGAACGAGCGAACAGGCAAGCGTTGCCTGACCGTGATCAATGCCGACTTGAACTATGATGTTGCCAACAACCAGTTTCCGCTGATCACCACCCGCAAGAGCTTCTGGAAAGCGGCGATTGCCGAAATGCTGGGCTATATCCGTGGTTATGACAATGCGGCTGACTTCCGTGCCCTGGGCACTAAGACCTGGGACATGAACGCCAATGACAATGCAGCATGGCTAGCCAACCCGCACCGCAAGGGCGAGGATGATATGGGCCGCGTTTATGGGGTACAGGGGCGTAGCTGGCAGAAGCCCGATGGCAGCACGATAGACCAACTGCGTAAGATCATCGATAACCTGAGCAAGGGTATTGATGACCGCGGTGAGATCCTGACTTTTTACAACCCTGGTGAGTTTGATATGGGCTGTCTACGTCCGTGCATGCATACCCATACGTTCTCTCTGGTCGGTGACACCCTGCACTTGACGAGTTACCAGCGCTCTTGTGATGTCCCGCTGGGACTGAACTTCAACCAGATCCAGGTCTTTGCTCTACTGGCATTGGTGGCCCAGATTACCGGCCATAAGCCGGGTCAGGCTTACCACAAGATTGTTAATGCCCACATCTACGAAGATCAGCTTGAACTGATGCGTGATGTCCAACTCAAGCGCGAGCCGTTTCCGTCACCGCAACTGAAGATCAACCCAGAGATCAAATCGCTGGAAGATCTGGAAACCTGGGTCACTATGGATGATTTCGAGGTGGTGGGCTACCAGCATCACGGCCCAATTAAGTACCCTTTTTCTGTATAG